The DNA sequence CATGTTCCTTTACCACAACGATTCCTACCTCGGCGGAAACGAGCCCTGGGTCGAAGTGGATATCGAAATTTTAGGTAAGAATCCCAGCAGCTTCCAATCCAACATCATCACCGGCTTCGGTCCTGGCGATGGCCAGCCCGACCGCAAGGTAACTAGCGAAAAGCATCACGCCATCAACCCGGCCTCCAACCAGTCATTCCACACTTACGGCATGGAATGGACTCCTGATTACGTAGCATGGATCTTGGACGGAAAAGTTGTCCGCAAGACCGTCAAGGGCCAGGGCGACAACAACCAGGTTCAGGACCTCGGCAAAAAGCCGCAGGGTCTCCGTTTCAACCTGTGGTCCCATGAAGATGCAGGCTGGGTCGGTGCATGGAACGACAACATCCTTCCGGTTTACCAGTTCATCAACTGGGTGAAAGTTTATGAATACAAGCCGGGCCAAGGCGACAACGGAAGCGATTTCAAGCTCCTCTGGACCGACAATTTCGACACATTCGACAACAACCGTTGGAGCAAGGGTGACTGGACATTTGATGGCAACCGCGTTGATATCAGTCCAAGCAACATCTTCACAAAGGACGGCATGGCAATCATAGCGCTCACCAAGAAGGGCCAGGAAGGCTTTAACGGTCAGGTTCCAAAAGACACCGAATCCGCACCGGCCTCTTCCAGCAGCACTCCGGTATCGTCTTCAAGCAGTGTGCCGGCAAGTTCCTCTAGCGCAGTAGCATCATCTAGCAGCCAGTTTGTCCCGCCCAGTTCTTCCAGCGAAACAAATGCAATTCATGGAATCCGCACCACGCCAACAATTACAAAGGAACGCCGTGGACTAGTGAACGCCAAGGGCGCAAAGGTCAACCCCAATGGTCACAAGCGCTACCGCGTGAACTTTGAATACTAATCGTGGCGGATTCGCTTTATAATTCTCTTTACTGTAAATGCCATGTGGTTTACGCCACATGGTTTTTTGCTGAATCCATAAAATTTAGGGGATATTCGCCATTTTTTTTTTTTGACATAAAATTGTCAAAATTCTTTTTGTATTTTTGATTTCGAAATTTCAAAAAATTAAAATAGGATAATTATATGGCTTATTTGAATAAGGTTATGCTCATCGGTAATATCGGCAAGGACCCGGAAGTTCGCGTTAATCCCAATGGTGGTCGCAAGCGTGTTTCGTTCTCCCTCGCCACTTCTCGTCGCTATCGTGACAACAACGGCGAA is a window from the Fibrobacter sp. UWB4 genome containing:
- a CDS encoding family 16 glycosylhydrolase, whose translation is MNIKKTAVKSALVVAALTAAVSAKDYSGAELYTNETWMYGKFEARMQMAAGSGTVSSMFLYHNDSYLGGNEPWVEVDIEILGKNPSSFQSNIITGFGPGDGQPDRKVTSEKHHAINPASNQSFHTYGMEWTPDYVAWILDGKVVRKTVKGQGDNNQVQDLGKKPQGLRFNLWSHEDAGWVGAWNDNILPVYQFINWVKVYEYKPGQGDNGSDFKLLWTDNFDTFDNNRWSKGDWTFDGNRVDISPSNIFTKDGMAIIALTKKGQEGFNGQVPKDTESAPASSSSTPVSSSSSVPASSSSAVASSSSQFVPPSSSSETNAIHGIRTTPTITKERRGLVNAKGAKVNPNGHKRYRVNFEY